In Lutra lutra chromosome 6, mLutLut1.2, whole genome shotgun sequence, the following are encoded in one genomic region:
- the LOC125103127 gene encoding uncharacterized protein LOC125103127, whose product MSGKRETWGGRRFVARRRSGVMAGLSSRARAAGSAPDRVPDRHTPAAVFPAAVPRKAFTVLRAGRRLQQPWSPTPLPVAASGFLCSVHAVPSHRPGGNGCRPLRPRWSCSGPAVFSRTPGCARERLLRTDARRPCVPPRRRPCLPEGGGPVCARGGRPGLRRGHHQIGNRQNGREGAGEERTTEFSGDIRHGRDPPVPSEGPGSELRRLEPSGFTTTNNFHTEREA is encoded by the exons ATGTCTGGAAAGCGCGAGACTTGGGGCGGGCGCCGGTTTGTGGCGCGCCGGAGGAGCGGCGTGATGGCGGGTCTCTCCTCGCGGGCTCGGGCGGCCGGCTCTGCCCCGGACCGCGTCCCCGACCGGCACACCCCTGCGGCAGTTTTTCCCGCCGCAGTGCCCAGGAAGGCCTTCACGGTCCTCCGCGCTGGTCGGCGTTTGCAGCAGCCGTGGAGCCCGACGCCCCTCCCCGTGGCAGCGTCCGGGTTCTTGTGCTCGGTCCACGCGGTCCCTTCTCACCGACCCGGAGGGAACGGCTGCCGCCCGCTCCGCCCCCGCTGGTCGTGTTCCGGCCCGGCCGTCTTCTCGCGGACGCCCGGCTGCGCCCGGGAGCGCCTTCTCCGGACAGACGCGCGGCGCCCCTGCGTTCCGCCCCGGCGGCGCCCTTGCCTCCCCGAGGGAGGAGGGCCCGTGTGCGCCAGGGGCGGCCGCCCGGGGCTGCGGCGGGGACACCACCAAATAGG GAATCGTCAAAATGGGAGAGAGGGCGCGGGTGAAGAGAGAACAACAGAATTCTCGGGAGACATTCGTCATGGACGAGATCCACCTGTCCCATCTGAAGGGCCCGGTTCTGAATTGAGACGGCTGGAACCAAGTGGTTTCACTACTACCAA taatttccaCACCGAACgtgaggcttga